The DNA region attctttaacccatacggcatgacgaggtactcatagtggcctgatgtagtactaaatgcggttttccactcgtctcccttccgaatacgcaccaaactatacgcgctcctgagatccagttttgtgaagaactgcgctccgtggaacgattccaccgccgtagcgatgagaggtagagggtaactataccccactgtgatggcgtttagacctctataatcgatacacggacgcaagcctccctcctttttcctcacaaaaaagaaacttgaggagacgggtgaaatggaggaccgaatgtacccctgtcccagcgcctccgtgacatatgtctccattgccaacgtctcctcctgggacagcgggtacacgtgactcttgggaagtgcagcgtctacctggagatctatcgtacaatcccttcccggtcgataaggtggtaatttagtcgctttcactttactgaaagcgattgccaaatcggcatactcggggggaatgcacaccgtggaaccctggtctggactctccaccgacgtagcaccgatggaaactcccaaacaccttccagaacactcctctgaccacccctggagaacccctgtttccacgtaattttaggattgtgccgggccagccagggagtccccagcaccactggaaacgcaggcgagtcaataataaagaaactgatacgctccctatgattcccctgcgtcaccatgtccagtgggaccgtggtctccctgaccatccctgaccctaatggccggctatctagggagtgcacggggaaaggagaatctatcggcaccagcggaacccctaacttaagggcgagtccgcgatccataaagttcccagctgcgcctgaatcgacgagcgccctaTGCTTGGAAGAGGGAAAAAAGCGAAGGAaaaaagttaagacaaacatgtggccaacagggggttctgggtgagtttgatgctgactcacctggggtgaccgagaagcgttccgcctgccatctctactcccagacggacccccccagcaccgatcagacgtgtgtcctctccgaccacagttggtgcagggaaggcctcctcctccggtacccctcggcgcagcccctcccaactccatcggaatgggagcggaggggctgggtggtggaacgcacaggaccctctctgaacgcccgcgggcagccagcagattatccagtcgaatggacatgtcaatcagctgatccagtgacagagtggtgtcccgacacgctaactcccggcggacatcctctcggagactacacctgtagtggtccatgagggccctgtcgttccacccagatccggctgccaaggtccggaactccagcgcgtaatcctgggcgctcctcctctcctgcctgaggtgaaatagtcgttctcccgccgctcggccgtctagagggtgatcaaacacggcgcggaagcgacgggaaaactctgggtagtgctcccgcgctgagtctggaccattccagaccgcgttcgcccattccagggcacgacccgtgaggcaggagatgaggacactcaccctctcttctcctgagggagtgggtctgatggtggccaggtatagctccagctggagcagaaacccctggcaacccgccgccgctccatcataagccctcggtagcgtcagacggagggtgctggagtcgggagatggggagtccggaaccgtgggtgccgaaggtggagagaggagcccactcctctcccatctgtccattctctccatcacttgatccatcgcggatccgatccgatgaaggacggtggtgtggtggagaacccgttcctccatcgatgggagagggttggctgctgctcctgctgactccatcaatttgataggtgcgggattctgtaatgctccgggtgtcgtgggtgtggagtcaaatgcaggagacagagagttcaatgctgcccgtcttttaatcgcaccaatgcaccacagggtgctcacaaaaacgttacgttcccaaaacacagggaatcaaaatgtacaatgggaaacaatcccgaccggacactaacacgtgcctataccacagagccgaaggtttacatagaaataatcccgcacaacaaccaggcgggccggctgtctaataaagacaaactaattaaacattcacaggtgctaccactcaacatacaaggaggggaaggaaaaacaatcagtggcagctaataggccggtgacgacgaccgccgagcgccacctgcccgggaaagggaaacaccctcggtcggactcgtgacatcTGGGGATTTCAGTAAGATAAGGAGGCCCAGGGCTCACATCTGTTGGTTGTGGTGTTGACTAAACGGGAGAAGATAAGTACTTCGACTGGGTCTTTTGATGATAGGGTTTGTATTAATAACATTGTGGTTCCAAGGGTGGCAGATGAGATCAAAGCTATAAATTAGATCCTGGTAGGATTAGAGTCAAGTATTTTGTGGTGGTCCACTCTTAATGAGAATGTGGATTGGATCAATTATATCTATTAAAAATCCACAGCGCTTCACCAATTATATTAGAGATGTAATGAATGACTTGGCAGAATAGAATAGTAAAAATGTTATGATTACTGTGTTATGGGCTACCttcacctgtgtgactgtgttagttTTGTACGGACGTGGTTGATTGCGTGTATGAAAGTTATCATTTCCAGGACTCTGGAGAAATCGATGACACTTCAGATGGTGATATATGGTCCAATCCTAAGCTCTGACCAGTGGAATACAAAATACATGGCTTGGACGTAATAGAAGAATCCGGATCCTTTCACTCGCGAGGAGACCATATTTGATGTTTAGGAAATTTAGATGTTTTCTTGTTTCAATGTATAGACTGTTTTTTCATGAAGATTAACAGAAAATCCTGATAAGTAGAATTAAGATTCTGATGTAGGATAGAACAGTCATTGAAGTTGATTATGTACATACATGTATTGGTGGTCTTCTTTTAGTATATCATTGATATTTCCATGTAGTGTTTAATGATGGCATGAGTTGTTAAGTCATTTTGAGGGTGGATTGTTAGGAAATTATGATTAATATGACTGAACAAAtaattttaaatggaactgtaactaagtaaacttatactctgttttattatatctgattaactaTATGGGTTGTGGACTGTGAAAACAGATAAGGTCGTTAGCCTATGGTTGACCCTAcagaaacttagctctggggtttttagataaggcagtgaatgcattcctaggttttctgttattaaaactgtcagttcagtggtgatcgataatgttcaggggtcaaaagttatctgggagtgtgttagtaagttagaatgaacttttcaccttacTTTGTCCCggttgagaggaggggattctgttaaagcattgaaatgacgtcatgatctGTATATAAACTGCTGCACGTGATTAAGTgggagcgcgctccgagaataaattctattacctattattgaaagactggtctgtgtctattttatgcaaacaagaaatcttagaaattctcataaaatagattaagggctttcaattgatgaaagcacattggcataattaaattacagtaacagttaTTGATTCAAAAAGGGCCAGGAGTGAGACACTACAACAGCCCAACAGTGCCAAATTTGGGCCGCAGAGGTAAGAACATACCAACTTAAatgtaaatatactgaacaaaaatatgaacgcaacagtACGTCAACAGTATGTCCAATCTGCCTCACAACCCGCAGACcttgtgtaaccacgccaacacaggacctccacatccggcttcttcaactgagatcagccacccagacagctgatgaaactgtgggttcgcacaactgaataatttctgcacaaccTATCTCAGGGAAGCACATTTGCGTGgttgttgtcctcaccagggtcttgacctgaacGCAGTCCGGCGTAGTAACCAACATCAGTGGGAAAacgctcacctttgatggcctctggcacgctggagaagtgtactCTTCACTGATGAATCTGGATTTCAACTGTTCCGGgcagataaatcaaatcaaatcaaatttatttgtcacatacacatggttagcagatgttaatgcgagtgtagaaaatgcttgtgcttctagttccgacaatgcagtaataaccaacgagtaatctaacctaaaaattccaaactactaccttatacacacaagtgtaaagggataaagaatatgtacataaagatacatgaatgagtgatggtacagaacggcataggcaagatgcagtagatggtatcgagtacagtatatacatatgagatgagtaatgtagggtatgtaaacaaagtggcatagtttaaagtggctagtgatacatgtattacataaagatgcagtagatgatatagagtacagtatatacatatacatatgagatgagtaatgtagggtatttaaacattatattaatattaagtagcattgtttaaagtggctagtgatatattttccatcaatttccatcaattcccattattaaagtggctggagttgagtccgtgtgttggcagcagccactcaatgttagtggtggctgtttaacagtctgatggccttgagatagaagctgtttttcagtctctcggtccctgctttgatgcacctgtactgacctcgccttctggatgatagcggggtgaacaggcagtggctcgggtggttgttgtccttgatgatctttttggccttcctgtgatatcgggtgctgtaggtgtcctggagggtacaGCCTGAcatgatgctctcaattgtgcatctgtaaaggtttgtgagggtttagGTGATAAGCCACATTTCTgttgagccttcttcaccacactgtctgtgtgggtgtaccatttcagtttgtctgtgatgtgtacgccgaggaacttaaaaaaacgttccaccttcactactgtctcgtcgatgtggataggggggtgctccctctgctgtttcctggagtccgcgatcatctcctttgttttgttgacgttgattgacaggttgttttcctgacaccacactccgagtgccctcacttcctccctgtaggcggtcTCGTCGGTGTTGGTAATCAAGGCcattactgttgtgtcgtctgcaaacttgttgATTTATTTGGttgcgtgcatggccatgcagtcatgggatTACAGGAGtagctgagcatgcacccttgtggggcgaTAGCACTTCAAGATGTTCCTATACTCAAGAAGggaaaggtaactgaactaaatgactatcgccctgtgacaatgctacagggcgatagtcatttagttcagttacctttccCTTCTTGAGTATAGGAACATCTTGAGTAtaggtggccatcttgaagcatgtggggacagcagactgggatagggagcgattacagaatatgtccgtaaacacaccagccagctggtctgcgcatgctctgaggacggaGCTAGGGAGGCcttctgggccagcagccttgcgagtgttaacacgtttaaatgtctgactcacgtcggccacggagaaggagaggggggccTGCAGTCCATGGTAGTGGGCcccgtcggtggcactgtattatcctcaaaagATTGCTGTTGCTCCCGTCCATATTTCAGAATGCAGCCTTTTGACAGCAAGCACTAATGTAAATGTAATCCACACTTGTATTAGTCCCCTCGTGTGGACATTGTCACAGCCTAAAAGCCAATGAAAAGGCAGCAGACAGACCTACGGTATGTTTTAGCGAGGAAGTTTGGTAGGGTGACCTGATTTGTAACTATGACAATTTTGTCTAACAGATTATGTACcccaaagtatatatttttattctagAGTGggggaggggcgggggggggaaAGTGTAAGGGAAGATTTATGTGCGCTTACTCTGGTCGGAATCGGCCCCTATGACATTCAGGCAAGCATTATAATATATTTACAACCCAAAAGTGATGTGAAATGCAATCATAACTTATGACATAGGCAATGTATTTAGACTAAGATGCATCTGGGTTtgatagcaagctagctaaactaACTGCAGGCTAACTAGGCAAAGCATTGCATCATGGGAGACAAAATGCACCCTAGGAATTGTAGAATGCTGTAGACGAGGGCAATGCAGAAGCTTCAAAATGACAAAAACTAGAAATCATGCAGTATGACTAACAAAAACGACAGATCATCACAATGTGTATGACATCTTACAGTAGTGCATATATACTAACAGCATAATAAATGTTGATAAAGGGGTGGAATTGTCCTTTATCTATGATAAATGTATTTGAATGAAATGCTCTGGGGCCTTGTTTGTGGGCTCATTTATAACTAATAGTCCCCCAAATGTGTAAAAACTCATTACAATATTCAAATTCTCTGTTGAAATACTATACATTtcagatgtaaaaaaaataaaataataatttaatgtCAGAACTGATATTTCCATGATGGTGCATTGTCCAAGCGTCATCTGATAGAACCCCCAATGTGGTGGAGCCCAACGTGggtggagaggtgggagagagtcCTGTGCCCTGTGTGAGTATGTTTGTGGGCGGCtaaggtgagagaaagagagagaaccagatATGTGTGTGGGGCTACCGTAAGTGAAAGGGAGACagcgaggtgtgtgtgtaggactgTGGTGAGTGTGAGCATTTCGACAAGGTGTATGTGTGGGGCTGTGGTGAACCTCAGGGGGAGTGTGAGGTTTGTGTATGGGGCTGTGGTGATGAGGAAATGTGTCTGTGGGACTTTGCTGAATTTGAGGTTGAGAGAAAGGATTAGGTATGTGGGGACAAGGTTTGTGTGTGGAGCTATGGTGAGCACGAGGTGTATGTATGGGGCTGTGGTGAGCATAAGGCGTGTGCGTGGGACTGTGATGAGAGTGAGGTGTGTGAGCGGGGGTGATAAGCatggggagggaggtggagcaTGATGTCAGCAGAAGTACTCGTTGGGCTGTCCCTCTATCTTAGCCGTGGCCTCTGAGTCCAGACTGGAGCGGGCCGACAGCAGTCGGTTGGACTCCTCAGGGTTGAGTCTGGTCAGGTACTCACCATCCAAACCTTTAGCCTTGGTCCCGGGGGACAGCGTCTCAAAAGTCACGTACGAATCCTGGATGTCCTTGGACTTCTTTCCCCACATCTTCTGGATGCGCCTCTTGAGTGCGCCACAGCACACGATGACGGTGAGCGGCACGGCGATGACGCACGCCACCGTGATCACGATGACGTTGATGAGCTTCTGGGTGCCGGCTGCGCTGGCCGCCTCATCGGTTGAGAAGATGACGCATTGCTCCTTCTTGGGGATCAGGCCCCGGACGCAAACGCAAGCAATGTACTTGGTCTTGGGCACCAGGCCCTCGATGAAGACGCGATTCTGGCCCGCCGCCACATTGATCTTGCGCATGTCCCGCTCACCGAAGACAGCGTAGAGCACGCTGAAAGCTGTGGTGTTCTTGGCCTTGGGTGCCCGCCAGTTCAGGGTGATGGTGTTCTCTGTGTCGcccaacaccttgacagagcgAACTATCCGGTCCGGGTCATACTGTGCCTGGGCCAGGTTGCTCAGGTTGGTTTTCTCCAGCTCCAGGAGTCCGTCTGGACTAGGCAAAGTGGTTGGTCCAGGGATGGCTCTATCTGCTACACTCCCCACACCCTCAGGCGCAGGGCTGGAGTCCAACACAACAAGTGGGGGTGGAGGGCTGGTGGTGGGAACCCCTACCCTAGCCACCAGTTTCTCCTGGTATGCTGCTTTCCCTATCCCATTGGGTTTCTTgactttgtttttttttacgGCAGCAGCAACCACGCTGGttaggttgttgttgttgtcgggtTTTGGGGGTGCTTCAGAGATAACTAGGGAGATGACGGCCTCGGCATTGCCGGCGTAGTTATTGGCCTTGCAGACATACTTCCCTGAGTCACGGTAGGACACGGCCGGGACACTGAGGATTGACCAGACGATGCCTTCCTTGGAGTTCTCCTGCTGGACTGTAGAGCCAGAGAAGTGACATGGACACACTATTAGTCAGAGtataacatttaaataaaataatacaaaaagtCATACAAAGAGAGAGATTCCCATTGAAAGTGTTTTTTAGTCAAGGAACATCCTTAATCAGCGTCCAGAAAAATGGCCCCCAATATCGAAAACATCcaataattgacaaaaaaaattctGTAATGAATCCTGTCCTTTACATTAAAAGTAAAGTATCCAGCATTGGAAGGAAAATTAGCTGTGTTGCTTTCACAGTGCATTCTCCCCACAGATGTCCTGGGGCTGACACCAAGGATATGGCTCTAGCTCTCTGCTGAATTACCAACATATTAACGCTACAGGGCAAACTGAATGAAAGTGTCTTAATTAACCAGGCACGAGTGCAAACTCACACACACGtgtacagactcagagagagagaaggctctattcaatcagtATCGTAGACAATTAGCGTTACATTGTGATttcaatttaaagacaatgttcCCGTGTTAGTGGAGATAAACGCTGCATACtgtatgtcggctcaatcagaaattacATTTAAGATTTCTAGCGcgcaatctgtaacgcttcagtgatatagattgaatagagcccagaGAAAAAGAAgcgtaaacacacacataaacgcacctcaaacacacacacgtacacaaatcCCTTGCTGAGTTACCTGTCCCATTCAGGGCTTTCCCATCCGCCCTCCGCCAGGCCAGATCAGGACTGGGAATGCCGATGGTCCCGCAGCGCAGAAGCACATTGTTTCCCAAGGCGCTGCGGACTCGCGCCACTGCTGTGTGAATGCGCGGCGCCTGGCATCTCCGCCCCTCGGCGTCGctgaacagaacacctgacaGGCTCTCGGGGGCGGAGCAGCGGAGGCGCGTGTCGATTAATGCCACGAAGAGCGTTGGCGACTTCTGGAACTGGATCAGGTCGTACAGGCGGCAGTCACACACCCAGGAGTTGTCATGGAGACCTGGATGGTTGAAGTTCAACTGATTCATTCACATGTCAGAATACAATTGAACTTTGAATTCTgtgatgaataaaataaaaaggacgCTAATGGGGTTTGGTGAGGTCAGAGAAGAGGGGAAAGCATAAGAGTTACTATTTGAAGTGGGGGAAATGTTATAAGAAGGGCCCacagtttttcctggtcaggtcacgtggtcaggaaaaactcctggccctggtCACTTTCACATTGTGAGAGTGTCTGTCTGGTTACACAGCTTTACTGTGCGGCTACAGCCCTGTGGATGTCTGTGTGAGGATTACTTACATGCTACACTAAACTACAAtgacggtggtggtggtgatgctgACGATGGTTAAATTGGGATTAAGGCAGAGATCCCACAATACTCAGATCATGTTGGCTTTTCCAGATGCTTTTGGAACACATCACACATTCTTCTCTACTAAGCT from Oncorhynchus mykiss isolate Arlee chromosome 1, USDA_OmykA_1.1, whole genome shotgun sequence includes:
- the LOC110521481 gene encoding leucine-rich repeat, immunoglobulin-like domain and transmembrane domain-containing protein 1 codes for the protein MFLVFFLGLYLATGAFPSSVSACPSQCSCFFHNLSDGSKARSVICNDPEISLVPANFPVDTSKLRIEKTAIQRIPSEAFNYLRNLEFLWMSFNVLSALNSDSFRGLLDLEELRLDGNALTSFPWESLMDMSSLRLLDLHNNRLTSVPADATMYIKNLTYLDLSSNNLLTVPAEVLATWLTVKSSHGPDSSKMILGLHDNSWVCDCRLYDLIQFQKSPTLFVALIDTRLRCSAPESLSGVLFSDAEGRRCQAPRIHTAVARVRSALGNNVLLRCGTIGIPSPDLAWRRADGKALNGTVQQENSKEGIVWSILSVPAVSYRDSGKYVCKANNYAGNAEAVISLVISEAPPKPDNNNNLTSVVAAAVKKNKVKKPNGIGKAAYQEKLVARVGVPTTSPPPPLVVLDSSPAPEGVGSVADRAIPGPTTLPSPDGLLELEKTNLSNLAQAQYDPDRIVRSVKVLGDTENTITLNWRAPKAKNTTAFSVLYAVFGERDMRKINVAAGQNRVFIEGLVPKTKYIACVCVRGLIPKKEQCVIFSTDEAASAAGTQKLINVIVITVACVIAVPLTVIVCCGALKRRIQKMWGKKSKDIQDSYVTFETLSPGTKAKGLDGEYLTRLNPEESNRLLSARSSLDSEATAKIEGQPNEYFC